From the genome of Candidatus Obscuribacterales bacterium:
AGTCCGCGAGCCCAATGCTCAAGTGACAATCAGCAAGCCGGAAGGGGTTGTGTTGCAGGTCGGTCGCCGTAAGTTTGTTCGTCTGGTTAACAAATAGCTCGATTCCAACGGGCGCATGCAATGCGCCCCTACGACGCACGGAAATAATTTCTTCATAATTGGCATGTATGGCGGCTTTGGGAACAAAGTCCAATAGGGTGTAGTCAAGAATTACAGTGGGACGGATTGGCTGGACTTCTAAGTAATGCATTAGGCAGCGCTCTGAGGTAGCTCGGCTGACTATCGGCATGGGTCATAAGAGGGTTGTGGGCATATTTTTGCCCATTCAGTTCTTTGCGCCCTTCTAGAGGAAACTACAATGGCAAGCGGCTTTGTATATCGTTGCTGGACCAATAACAATCGTGGGTCCAGCGGCAATTTTTTGGTTTTTGTGTCGACAACAATTGCGCTTATGGTGATGTTTATGGTCACTAAAGCGAGCGCCTTTGTTGCCACAGTGACAGCAGTTGAAGCAGGTAATCATAGATTTCTAGTTGAAGAAGAAGCTATGTCTCAGTCTGAATTGAAAAAGGTAATTAAGCCAAAATCAAAAGTGGCAAAAATCAAGACTAAACACAAAAGACATTTGGCACGAGCAAAATCTAAGAAAAGATGGAGACCATTTGCGATCGCTCATCATGGCGGACACAGCTTGGGCAGCCTGATGAGCACAGCCACTGCCGAAAGCGCCGGCATTGCTTCCTGGTATGGACCACGCTTTCACGGAAGAAGGACGGCATCCGGCACGCGTTATGACATGAACGAAATGACCGCCGCTCACAAGAGCCTTCCTTTCGGCACAAAGCTGCTTGTCACCAACAAAGCAACTAACAGAAGTGCTGTCGTTACCATTACTGACAGAGGTCCGTATGCGGGCAAGCGTGTCTTGGACTTATCCAAGGAAGCCGCACGCCAATTGCATATGATTCGCTCAGGTATCGGCGAGGTTGAGTGGAAGGTCCTCTAAGAATTTACTTATAATAGTGAAAATCATTGTTACAACTGACAACGCGTAGCCTGTTGGGGACTAAACTGTTCCTGTTCCCGACGGGAGATTTGCTCAATGAGTTCAACAACCATGCAACCGCAAGCAGATGCCGCTCAAAGGCAGCCGAAACTGCGCAGGCAATTTGTCAGCTTTTCCTTTTATCAAATAGATCCGCAGTGGCGGAAATTGCCTAAGCAAGAACGCGAGCAAGGCAAAAAAGAAATTGAGCAAGTAATTAAGCGTTTTGTCGATGAGAAGAAGTGCCAGATTCTTACCTATTCAACAGTTGGTATGCGTGGCGATGCAGACTTCTTGCTCTGGATAATTTCATTTGAGCTGGAGCCTATTCAAGAATTGACCACGGCTATCGCGGCAACCTCAATGGGCGCATATCTTACGCGTCCGCATTCGTTTTTGGCTATGACAAAGCGTTCTATGTATTTGGACAGAATTAACCCTGAGCATCAGGAAGACAGAGCTCATGTCATTCCAGGCAAGTTCAAGTACTTCTTCGTTTACCCGTTTTTGAAGAAGCGTGAATGGTATCTTTTGCCGATGGAAGAGCGCCAGTTGATGATGGATGAGCACATCCGAATTGGCAATAAGTACCCATCAGTGAAATTGAACACTACTTATTCTTTCGGCATCGATGATCAAGAATTTGTGGTGGCTTTTGAAACTGATGTCCCAGCTGATTTTTTGGATCTGGTGCAAGAGTTGCGTGAATCCAAAGGCAGTCTATACACCTTGCGCGATACGCCAATTATTACTTGTATCGCCATGAGCACCAAGGAAATGCTCGACAGCCTAGGTGGCTAAGGCACATGGAAGATTTAATCTTCGCTCGAATGCAAATGGGGGTCTCGCTGGTCTTCCATATTGTCTTCGCTTGCATTGGTGTTGCCATGCCCTTGTTGATGGTGATCGCCGAATGGCTGTGGCTTAAAACCGGTGACGATGTTTATTTGGACTTAGCTAAACGCTGGGCTAAGGGCACCGCAATTTTGTTTGCGGTGGGAGCTGTGTCGGGAACGGTAATATCTTTTGAGCTTGGTCTTTTGTGGCCGAAGTTTATGGAATTTGCCGGTGCTGTAATCGGTATGCCTTTCGCTCTTGAAGGATTTGCCTTCTTTACGGAAGCCATTTTCTTAGGCATCTATCTCTATGGATGGGAGAAAGTAAGTAAGGTGCAACACTTGCTTGCTGGTGTAGTTGTGGCTTTAAGCGGTGCTGCCTCAGCAACTTTTGTTGTGATTGCCAATGCTTGGATGAATACCCCAGCAGGATTTCGCCTGGAAAACGGCAAGCCCGTGGATATCGATCCTGTTGCAGCAATGTTTACGCCGGCTGCTTTACCTCAAATCTTGCATATGGATATTGCGGCTTACGCGGCAACCGGTTTCCTTGTTGCCGGTATTCACGCTTTTATGCTTCTTAAAGATAAAACCAATCGCTTTCATCGAGCCGCATTTGCTATTGCTCTTTCAATAGGCGTGGTTATGGGTATATTGGAGCCGTTAAGTGGGGACTTCCTTGCTAAAACAGTAGCGCATTTTCAGCCGGTAAAACTAGCTGCGTTTGAAGCGCATTTTCAAACTGAGGCAGGAGCGCCATTGCAAATTGGCGGAATTCCGGATTTGGAAGCGCGTGAGAACAAGTACGCAATATCTATACCGTATTTGCTAAGCATTCTTGCATTTAGTGATCCCAAGGCTGTTGTTAAAGGTTTGAATGACTACCCAAGAGATCTTTGGCCGAATATCTACATCATTCGCAATGCCTTTCAAATAATGCTTGGCTGCGGCATGGTAATGATGCTGGTTTCGCTATGGGCTGCATTTATATACTGGCGTAAAAGAGTATTGCCGGATTCCACGACATTTTTGAAGACAATGGTTTTTTCGGCACCGCTGGGATTCCTTGCTGTGGAATGTGGTTGGTTGGTCACAGAAGTGGGGCGTCAACCCTGGGTAATACAAAGCGTTCTTAAAACAGCCGATGTAGTGACACCTATGCCGGGGCTTATCGTGCCCTTTGCATTTTTTAGTTTGCTCTATGTTTTTTTGTTTGTGATCGTAGTTTGGCTTATTCGCCGTCAGGTAATTGAAAGTTCGCCGTAAGGTGCATGCATGCTGCCTATAGAAGTTCTTTTAGCAATCATTATGGTTATCTCGCTGAACTTCTATGTTCTTTTAGGTGGTGCTGATTACGGTGGTGGCGTGTGGGATCTTCTTTCATTTGGTCCACGCAGAGATAAGCAAAGAGAATTGATCGCGGAAGCAATCGGACCAATTTGGGAAGCGAACCACGTTTGGTTGATATTAGTAATTGTCATTCTGTTTACAGGCTTTCCTCTGGCTTTCGGGCAGATAAGCACTTACTTGAATATTCCCTTGACCTTAATGCTTGTTGGAATTGTCTTGCGTGGGTCTGCTTTTACATTCAGAAGCTATGACACCAAAGATGACTCGGTGCAGCGGCGCTGGGGGCGTATGTTTGCCATTGCCAGCACTATTACGCCCATCCTAATAGGTATTCTTGTCGGCGCAATATCCTCAGATAAATTCCCTTTGTTGACCTCGGATTTTGTTTCCAGTTTTGTCTGGACGTGGTTGCGACCGTTTCCTGTTTGTGTGGGGTTTTTTGCTCTAATTTTGTTTGCATTTCTAGCTTCTGTTTATTTGACCCTAGAGGCTGAGGATGCAGATGTAAAAGAAGACTTTCGCAAGCGTGCACTGGTATCAAGCATCCTTGTATTTCTAATGGCTGTGTTGGTATTTCTTTTAGCTGGTGATGATGCTCCTCACATAAGGCATGTGTTAACAAACAGCATCTGGACTATTCCACTACATCTGGCGACCGGATTTTTTGCAATCGGAGCGATTATCACGCTCTGGATGCGCAAGTATGATTTGGCGAGACTTTTTACGGTCCTTCAGGTCTCATTAATATTGTGGGGCTGGGCGCTCGCACAATTCCCGTTTCTGGTGAGACCTGCCATAACCATATACGCCGCCGCTGCACCTAAGATCACGTTGGAACTTTTGCTGGGAGCCTTAATTGCAGGCGCATTGCTTCTTTTCCCGTCCTTTTATTATCTCTTTGTTGTATTTAAGACAAAGAAAGCGGATTAATTGAAAAACCGGAACAATCGGTCATAGCCTCCATCATTGCCTACTTTAAACAATCGGCAACGGCACAATATAACTCGACTAGTCGAAATAGAGCAGCTCGAAGTTTTTTGGATCTGCAGCTTGCTGCAGGAATTTACCGTTGGTGCTGTCTTTTGAATAGGCCCTGTGCAGCAATTCTGTTGACAGTTGATCAAAACCTCGACGTTTAGCTATTCTGGCAAGCGCTGCAAAATTCTCTGCTTTGCGCTGGTCTTTGGGTACGTCATCAAGAACTTCTTCAATCCACTCAAGCTGTTTGATGCTTTTGCGTAGAGGCATAGCAAATTCCATCAGGCGTTCTTGTTTTTCTTGTTGTGTTTCTTGAGTGCCTTTTCGATAGTGCTCTTCTGCTTCGTCTAATTTACCCTGGCGCTCTTCTGTAACGGCAAGGTGAAATAAATGCTCTGCTGCTATTCCTTCAAAGCACTTTGAGTTATTGTCAAATATAACCAGCTTTTCTAATGCCTTTTCTGCGTCAGCAATTTGGTAGTTTCTTTCCATGCACCTGCTTGCACGGAATAAGTCATTACTGTACTTCGCCTTTGCTGCTTGAGCCTCAGGTCCGTTTCGTTGTGCCAATTCGAGCTCTTCGTCAGAAGTGAGAGGGCTGAAGTCAACGCCTTTACTAATTTCGATGGATAGACGGCAGACGCTATCCAGCGGATTGCGCGGTTCTTCGGCAGGCGTCAAATTGAGCAGCCTGTCCAGCTCTTTGCCAATATCTTTCTCGGACATGGCTCCATGATAGGGACGCATTAAATCAATGTCTGTGGTGGGAATCCCATGGCTGTGTTAATTCATAGCGGGATTTTTAGGCTGATTGTGGGAAGTCCACCATTGAGCCGGACTGCATTTACCCCTAGACTGACCGCAGGTAAAAGGCACAAAAGGAAACCCATAATGGCACCTCTGAACCCGTTAATTCCCAATTCCAGCGAACTGGAATCCACCCTCAAGCTTGAACAGAACGATATCAGGACACAGGCTGCGACGCGGCTTCTAGAAGACGTGCGCGGATCAGTTGTGAAAGTGATGGCGGGGACAGATACCAAATTTTGTTGCGATGGATTTTTCATCAATGATGGTACGGAAATTGTCACAAGCAATAATCTCTTTCAGTCGGAAGACGCGATTAAGAATATTCAGATAGTTACAAATACTGGTGAAACAATTGCTGCGGAAATTGAGAAACGCCAAGATGGTCACGACGAAGTAGTACTCAAATTGCCTGGTGTTAAGCCGGGCAGTCATAAGGGTTTGAAACTAGGCTCAAGTGATGAACTTGTTGAACGTGAAAGTGTTTATGTCTATGGACATAAAGAATGGAATGCTCCGCCTGTATTAGCAGCTGGACGCGTGCAATCGCATTATTTTGTTGAGGGCGAAGATGTACCGAGACAGCAATTTATCGACTGTGTAATGCCACCAGAAGTGGGCATGTCCGGCAGTCCGCTTATTAACGAAGATGGCGAAGTCGTCGGTATGTATCGTACGCAGAGAGAAACCAAGCCAAGCGCATCCCAAAATGTCTTGGTCAAATTTGATGATGTCTATGAAATCCAGAGTGTTCTGGATGGTAAAAGAGAGACTGCGTCTGCTGATGCCGCAGAGACTGTTGAAAAACCAACCGAAGCGCAACTGAAAGCCATTACCGACAAGGTTGGTAAGTTGACCAAGCCAACAGTTATTGAAATTGGTGCGGATTGGTGTCCGGCTTGCCAGAAAATGCAATCAACACTCGATAAAACTGAGAAGAAATATGGCGAAAGTTTGCAAGTCGTAAGAGTCAATTTTGACAAGGACAAGGACTTCGCGCGGGCTTTCAACGTAAGGGCTTTGCCGACGGTAATTTATATAGGCGTTGGGCCGGATGGTGAGATATTGAGCCAGGAAGACAGCGTTGGTTTTTCGGAGTCAGCCTTCCAGCAGCATATCGACAAGTTACTTAAGGACAAGAAGCCTGAGACTAGTCCCTAGCCCTAACTCCAGCCTTAATTAGATCGTCTGGACAGGCGAGCCGCCTGGACCGTATCATGTCATCTTTGGAACCGGGCTCCGTTGCCCAGAACGTAAGGCCAGTCAGCCATGCAGGGATTTGAACCCGCAAAATTAAGCCGGCAAGTTATTACAAGCTGCTTTGTAGTGGCGGCTCTTGCCTTTCTGGTTGTTAATCTGGTCGTAGGCAAGACAGTAGGCGCCTCTGACGGACGCATTTGCCGGGAAATGTTCAGTGAGAAGGAATATCACCAGCCGGGCTATGGTAGTTGGGCTTGGTGGTTGACCAAAGAATATGTCGATGCGAAGAATCCTGCTGATGTTGTTGTCTTAGGAAGCTCGCAGATTAACACTGCTGTTCTGGCAACTGACGCGCATGAATCACAACAAGTAATTGACACGCTGACACACAGAGAAATCACTTCACTAGAGCACAGGCTCAACAAAACTGTCGGTGATGGCAATCTAAGAGTATTCAACGCGGCAATAGCAGGTGCAGTGGCTTCCGACTATTACATGGTGGCTAAAGCGTTGTTTGGTGGTTATTCCAAACCGAAGTTAGTGATTATTGGAGTTTCGCCACGTGACTTTATTGATAATGAATTGCCTGTCGCTAGTGCCACAGCTCCGTTTAATTACTTCAGTCGATTTGTTGATACCGGTAGGATGACTCAGCTAGCTTATCCGGATCCGATTGCCAGATTGAATGCGCAATTAGGTATGACTTTTGATAAATTGCCATTGCGTCAAGTTCATTCTATTCTCGATACTTATTTGCTTGGACAGAAGAAGGAAGAACCCAAGAAACATTCCGGCAATGCTTTGTTGGCTGCTGTGTCTAATGCTGCGCAGGTCGTAAAACCTGGTGAGTGGATGATTCCGGCAAACATGCCGCCTATTTATGTCGATAATTCCTATGAATACGTAAAACGCTATAAAGACCCCAACCCGCCGAATTACCCTATTCAGTTGGCATTCTTCGATGAATTACTTTCGTGGCTGGCAAAAGAAAATGT
Proteins encoded in this window:
- a CDS encoding chlorite dismutase family protein, with amino-acid sequence MSSTTMQPQADAAQRQPKLRRQFVSFSFYQIDPQWRKLPKQEREQGKKEIEQVIKRFVDEKKCQILTYSTVGMRGDADFLLWIISFELEPIQELTTAIAATSMGAYLTRPHSFLAMTKRSMYLDRINPEHQEDRAHVIPGKFKYFFVYPFLKKREWYLLPMEERQLMMDEHIRIGNKYPSVKLNTTYSFGIDDQEFVVAFETDVPADFLDLVQELRESKGSLYTLRDTPIITCIAMSTKEMLDSLGG
- a CDS encoding cytochrome ubiquinol oxidase subunit I — protein: MEDLIFARMQMGVSLVFHIVFACIGVAMPLLMVIAEWLWLKTGDDVYLDLAKRWAKGTAILFAVGAVSGTVISFELGLLWPKFMEFAGAVIGMPFALEGFAFFTEAIFLGIYLYGWEKVSKVQHLLAGVVVALSGAASATFVVIANAWMNTPAGFRLENGKPVDIDPVAAMFTPAALPQILHMDIAAYAATGFLVAGIHAFMLLKDKTNRFHRAAFAIALSIGVVMGILEPLSGDFLAKTVAHFQPVKLAAFEAHFQTEAGAPLQIGGIPDLEARENKYAISIPYLLSILAFSDPKAVVKGLNDYPRDLWPNIYIIRNAFQIMLGCGMVMMLVSLWAAFIYWRKRVLPDSTTFLKTMVFSAPLGFLAVECGWLVTEVGRQPWVIQSVLKTADVVTPMPGLIVPFAFFSLLYVFLFVIVVWLIRRQVIESSP
- a CDS encoding DUF1574 domain-containing protein, translated to MQGFEPAKLSRQVITSCFVVAALAFLVVNLVVGKTVGASDGRICREMFSEKEYHQPGYGSWAWWLTKEYVDAKNPADVVVLGSSQINTAVLATDAHESQQVIDTLTHREITSLEHRLNKTVGDGNLRVFNAAIAGAVASDYYMVAKALFGGYSKPKLVIIGVSPRDFIDNELPVASATAPFNYFSRFVDTGRMTQLAYPDPIARLNAQLGMTFDKLPLRQVHSILDTYLLGQKKEEPKKHSGNALLAAVSNAAQVVKPGEWMIPANMPPIYVDNSYEYVKRYKDPNPPNYPIQLAFFDELLSWLAKENVKVLVVGMPTRPENRQLLSPAFWSTYRLTLNTLCQRNGAYFVDVSHCNDFEKCDFVDTVHMNASGGAKILDVFAEGIAKRQDLLAAIKQDASIASRP
- a CDS encoding trypsin-like peptidase domain-containing protein encodes the protein MAPLNPLIPNSSELESTLKLEQNDIRTQAATRLLEDVRGSVVKVMAGTDTKFCCDGFFINDGTEIVTSNNLFQSEDAIKNIQIVTNTGETIAAEIEKRQDGHDEVVLKLPGVKPGSHKGLKLGSSDELVERESVYVYGHKEWNAPPVLAAGRVQSHYFVEGEDVPRQQFIDCVMPPEVGMSGSPLINEDGEVVGMYRTQRETKPSASQNVLVKFDDVYEIQSVLDGKRETASADAAETVEKPTEAQLKAITDKVGKLTKPTVIEIGADWCPACQKMQSTLDKTEKKYGESLQVVRVNFDKDKDFARAFNVRALPTVIYIGVGPDGEILSQEDSVGFSESAFQQHIDKLLKDKKPETSP
- a CDS encoding septal ring lytic transglycosylase RlpA family protein, which produces MASGFVYRCWTNNNRGSSGNFLVFVSTTIALMVMFMVTKASAFVATVTAVEAGNHRFLVEEEAMSQSELKKVIKPKSKVAKIKTKHKRHLARAKSKKRWRPFAIAHHGGHSLGSLMSTATAESAGIASWYGPRFHGRRTASGTRYDMNEMTAAHKSLPFGTKLLVTNKATNRSAVVTITDRGPYAGKRVLDLSKEAARQLHMIRSGIGEVEWKVL
- a CDS encoding cytochrome d ubiquinol oxidase subunit II, translating into MLPIEVLLAIIMVISLNFYVLLGGADYGGGVWDLLSFGPRRDKQRELIAEAIGPIWEANHVWLILVIVILFTGFPLAFGQISTYLNIPLTLMLVGIVLRGSAFTFRSYDTKDDSVQRRWGRMFAIASTITPILIGILVGAISSDKFPLLTSDFVSSFVWTWLRPFPVCVGFFALILFAFLASVYLTLEAEDADVKEDFRKRALVSSILVFLMAVLVFLLAGDDAPHIRHVLTNSIWTIPLHLATGFFAIGAIITLWMRKYDLARLFTVLQVSLILWGWALAQFPFLVRPAITIYAAAAPKITLELLLGALIAGALLLFPSFYYLFVVFKTKKAD